The Fusobacterium necrophorum subsp. necrophorum genome has a window encoding:
- a CDS encoding MipA/OmpV family protein, translated as MKKNFIIAIFCSFAAFSYAEEKMSGVNLGITASHAKEIYKVSAKEKYSVLPLISVNYKDFYINQSELGYQFQVHDNFLISGYFDFLDGYPVKGKEMQKEYKSIQTRRSQIVGGGRITYFKDNFQTSIFAQGGKRGSSTGADLSLSFPLTENLFFTTGLNYTIYSKNFTNYYFGVHKEDFGGKLTKVYSPKASYSYGAEASLEYQITEPFSIFTSVSATNYSKEITNSPLVKDKTNISTTIGLQYSF; from the coding sequence ATGAAAAAAAATTTTATAATAGCAATTTTTTGTTCATTCGCTGCATTTAGTTATGCAGAAGAAAAAATGTCAGGAGTAAATTTAGGAATTACAGCTTCTCATGCAAAAGAAATATATAAGGTAAGTGCAAAAGAAAAATATTCTGTCTTACCTCTTATTTCAGTAAATTACAAAGATTTTTACATCAATCAATCCGAGCTGGGATACCAATTTCAAGTTCACGACAATTTTCTAATTTCCGGATATTTTGATTTTTTAGATGGATATCCTGTCAAAGGGAAAGAAATGCAAAAAGAATATAAAAGTATTCAAACAAGAAGAAGTCAAATTGTTGGAGGAGGAAGAATTACTTACTTTAAAGATAATTTTCAAACTTCCATCTTCGCGCAAGGAGGAAAAAGAGGAAGTTCAACCGGAGCAGATCTTAGTTTAAGTTTTCCTCTTACGGAAAACTTATTTTTTACAACAGGTCTTAATTATACGATATATTCTAAAAATTTCACAAATTATTATTTTGGAGTGCATAAGGAAGACTTTGGTGGAAAGTTAACTAAAGTTTATTCTCCGAAGGCATCTTATTCTTATGGTGCAGAAGCTTCTTTAGAATATCAAATTACAGAGCCGTTCTCTATATTTACTTCAGTATCGGCCACAAATTATTCAAAAGAAATTACCAACTCTCCTTTAGTAAAAGATAAAACCAATATCTCTACTACAATAGGGTTACAATATTCTTTTTAA
- a CDS encoding type II CAAX endopeptidase family protein gives MLQIKTILKKILKNSYLFLLLTLLTGKIILFLSELLTLFYGELIFKFFPETDWMILLVELSSFIFITGLVVFWGRKIQKLSWETFGFMRKNALKHFLKGWLLGGIVLSLCVILMMSLGAVKIDGIQITPQLICRFFFLFLAWSIQGNAEEVLTRGWLFGSISKKINIFIGILISSSFFTWMHLENDGISLLPLLDLFLFGIFAVLYRIKTENIWGISGFHAAWNCFQGNVFSFPVSGTNTGNAFIPVTTQGPSWLSGGKFGVEGSIVSIVVQLILIFYLYYEIFIKYEGSICSGKVRAK, from the coding sequence ATGTTACAGATTAAAACGATACTAAAAAAAATTTTAAAAAATTCTTATTTATTTTTGCTACTAACTCTATTAACAGGAAAAATTATACTTTTCTTATCAGAGTTACTTACCCTATTCTATGGAGAATTAATATTTAAATTCTTCCCGGAAACAGATTGGATGATACTTTTGGTGGAGTTATCAAGTTTTATTTTTATAACCGGACTTGTCGTCTTCTGGGGAAGAAAAATTCAAAAACTCTCATGGGAAACTTTCGGTTTTATGAGAAAAAATGCTTTGAAACATTTTTTGAAAGGATGGCTATTAGGTGGAATTGTCTTGTCTCTTTGTGTTATTTTGATGATGTCCCTTGGTGCAGTGAAAATAGACGGGATTCAAATCACTCCTCAGCTCATTTGTCGTTTTTTCTTCTTGTTCCTTGCTTGGTCCATTCAAGGAAATGCGGAAGAAGTCCTTACCCGAGGATGGCTTTTTGGCAGTATTTCTAAGAAAATAAATATTTTTATTGGAATCTTAATTTCTTCCTCTTTTTTTACTTGGATGCACTTGGAAAATGATGGAATTTCTCTGTTACCTTTATTAGATTTATTTCTCTTTGGAATATTTGCAGTACTATACAGGATAAAAACAGAAAATATATGGGGAATTAGCGGCTTTCATGCAGCCTGGAATTGTTTTCAAGGAAATGTCTTTTCCTTTCCGGTGAGCGGAACAAATACAGGCAATGCATTTATTCCTGTCACGACTCAGGGACCTTCATGGCTGTCAGGAGGAAAGTTCGGAGTGGAAGGAAGCATAGTGAGTATAGTAGTTCAACTTATTCTTATCTTTTACTTGTATTATGAGATATTTATAAAATATGAGGGATCAATTTGTTCCGGAAAAGTTCGAGCCAAATGA
- the nagB gene encoding glucosamine-6-phosphate deaminase, giving the protein MRVVITEKNVVDWTAVYVARKIKEFQPTKEKPFVLGLPTGGTPLGMYKRLIQFYQDGLLSFENVITFNMDEYVGLEATNKQSYHYYMKHHFFDHIDIPKENINILDGMAEDYVKECQEYEEKIKKAGGIHLFLGGVGEDGHIAFNEPGSSLSSRTRSKELTTDTILANARFFNNDITKVPKLALTVGVGTILEAKEVLIMVNGLKKARALHKGIEEGVNHLWTISALQLHEKGIIVADEAACHELMVGTYRYYKDIEKDNLDTEQLLEDFYREYR; this is encoded by the coding sequence ATGCGAGTTGTTATTACAGAAAAAAATGTAGTTGATTGGACTGCTGTATACGTAGCAAGAAAAATCAAAGAATTTCAGCCTACAAAAGAGAAACCGTTTGTATTAGGCTTGCCAACCGGAGGAACTCCTCTGGGAATGTATAAAAGATTGATTCAATTTTATCAAGATGGCTTACTATCGTTTGAAAATGTCATCACTTTTAATATGGATGAATATGTGGGATTGGAAGCAACAAATAAACAAAGCTATCACTACTATATGAAACATCATTTTTTTGACCATATCGACATTCCGAAAGAAAATATTAATATTTTAGACGGAATGGCAGAAGATTATGTCAAAGAATGCCAAGAATATGAAGAAAAAATAAAAAAAGCGGGAGGAATTCATCTTTTCTTGGGAGGGGTCGGAGAAGATGGACATATTGCTTTTAACGAACCGGGTTCTTCTTTGAGTTCTCGAACCAGAAGTAAAGAATTGACGACAGACACCATTTTGGCAAATGCAAGATTTTTTAATAATGACATAACAAAGGTTCCCAAACTGGCTTTAACTGTTGGAGTTGGTACAATCTTGGAGGCAAAAGAAGTTCTGATTATGGTAAACGGCTTAAAAAAAGCACGAGCCTTGCATAAAGGAATTGAAGAAGGAGTTAATCATCTTTGGACGATTTCTGCCCTACAATTACATGAAAAAGGAATTATTGTCGCAGATGAAGCAGCATGTCATGAACTTATGGTAGGAACTTATCGATATTATAAAGACATTGAAAAAGATAATTTGGATACAGAGCAATTGCTCGAAGATTTTTATCGAGAATATAGATAA
- a CDS encoding asparaginase, whose amino-acid sequence MKHQILLINTGGTIGMIGEPLHPSKNWKEVTKNHPILWDFLVDYYQMQNLVDSSDMNPSIWLELTKIIKENYDNYKGFVILHGTDTMSYTASILSFLCKNLGKPIILTGSQVPLAKPRSDALQNLITAIQIASQYEIPEVCILFRDTLLRGNRSKKVDATNYFGFSSPNYPVLGEIGAEIKISWDKILPPPKEHFRLEEELSPNILVLEIFPGMKVEFYRSILQSQIKGIILKTFGNGNAPTSPSFLSFLKELQERKIPVINVTQCIRGSVEHGKYACSQNFLSLGVISAKDMTTEASITKLMYLLGKKYSYEEIQENFQKNFAGEIS is encoded by the coding sequence ATGAAACATCAAATTTTGCTAATCAATACAGGTGGAACCATTGGAATGATAGGAGAACCCTTGCACCCTAGTAAAAACTGGAAAGAAGTCACAAAAAATCATCCCATTCTATGGGATTTTTTGGTTGATTACTATCAAATGCAAAATCTGGTCGATTCTTCGGATATGAACCCGAGCATCTGGTTGGAATTGACAAAAATTATAAAAGAAAATTACGATAATTATAAGGGTTTTGTCATTCTGCATGGAACGGACACAATGTCCTATACTGCTTCCATTCTTTCTTTTCTCTGTAAAAATTTGGGAAAACCGATTATTTTAACCGGTTCTCAAGTTCCTCTTGCAAAACCGAGAAGCGATGCTTTACAAAACTTAATCACAGCCATTCAAATTGCTTCCCAATATGAAATTCCGGAAGTCTGCATCTTATTTCGAGATACTTTACTTCGAGGAAATCGTTCCAAAAAAGTAGATGCTACCAATTATTTTGGTTTTTCTTCTCCTAATTATCCCGTCCTTGGGGAAATCGGTGCTGAAATTAAAATTTCATGGGATAAGATTCTGCCTCCTCCAAAAGAGCACTTTCGACTGGAGGAAGAGCTTTCTCCCAATATTTTAGTCTTAGAAATTTTTCCGGGAATGAAGGTCGAGTTCTATCGCAGCATCCTACAATCTCAAATCAAGGGGATTATCTTAAAAACCTTTGGAAATGGAAATGCACCTACTTCTCCTTCTTTTTTGAGCTTTTTGAAAGAATTACAGGAAAGAAAAATTCCGGTTATCAATGTGACACAGTGTATCCGTGGAAGTGTAGAGCATGGAAAATATGCTTGTAGCCAGAATTTTCTCTCCTTGGGAGTGATTTCTGCCAAAGATATGACAACAGAAGCCAGTATCACAAAATTGATGTATTTGCTTGGAAAAAAATATAGTTATGAAGAAATTCAAGAGAATTTTCAAAAGAATTTTGCAGGAGAAATTTCTTAA
- a CDS encoding MurR/RpiR family transcriptional regulator: MSVILKLKMMRENFSKMEQKIANYILNHPEEVKQLTTYQVAKICKTSQASIVRFAKKIGFSGYPDFKLSLSQDIGVRSAKKQVNIIDSEIDSDDSLQEVCQKVAHENVRAIEDTYSLLDFTELEKAIKALEKAKRIMILGAGFSGVVAKDLSYKLLELGKDVVFEMDFHIQLSLLSTMGAKDILFVISYSGKTKEVYEITKKAKERGILIITLTTIAGNPIRDLGEISLNTVELNKNFRATALSPRISQMTVIDMLYVRLILENKEMEENILEAMEIVKNFKL, encoded by the coding sequence ATGAGTGTAATTTTAAAACTAAAGATGATGCGTGAAAATTTTAGTAAAATGGAACAAAAAATAGCAAACTATATTTTAAATCATCCGGAAGAGGTAAAACAATTGACAACTTATCAAGTCGCAAAGATTTGTAAAACAAGTCAGGCTTCTATCGTTCGTTTTGCAAAAAAAATAGGCTTTTCCGGTTATCCTGATTTTAAACTTTCTCTAAGCCAAGACATTGGAGTTCGTTCTGCAAAAAAACAAGTCAACATTATCGATAGTGAAATCGATTCCGATGACAGTCTACAAGAAGTATGCCAAAAAGTGGCTCATGAAAATGTCAGGGCAATTGAAGATACCTATTCTCTTTTAGATTTTACAGAACTGGAAAAAGCAATAAAAGCATTGGAGAAGGCGAAAAGAATTATGATACTCGGTGCCGGATTTTCAGGAGTTGTTGCGAAAGATTTATCCTATAAACTTCTGGAATTGGGAAAAGATGTTGTGTTTGAAATGGACTTTCATATACAGCTTAGCTTGTTATCAACCATGGGAGCAAAGGATATTTTATTTGTCATTTCTTATAGTGGAAAGACGAAGGAAGTCTATGAAATTACGAAAAAAGCAAAAGAGCGAGGAATTTTGATTATCACTTTGACTACCATTGCAGGAAATCCCATTCGTGACTTAGGAGAGATTTCTTTAAATACAGTGGAATTAAATAAAAATTTTAGAGCAACGGCTCTTTCTCCAAGAATTTCACAAATGACAGTCATTGATATGTTGTATGTCCGATTGATTTTAGAAAATAAAGAGATGGAAGAAAATATATTGGAAGCTATGGAAATAGTCAAAAATTTTAAACTATAA
- a CDS encoding TIGR01212 family radical SAM protein (This family includes YhcC from E. coli K-12, an uncharacterized radical SAM protein.): MGRFYSLNDYFQDHFGEKIYKVSLDGGFTCPNRDGSIGFGGCIFCSEEGSGEFTGDRHKNIYQQIEEQLVLISKKFPTGRVIAYFQNFTNTYADVDTLRKRYEEALTHPRVMGLAIATRPDCLGEEVLHLLEEFQEKTFLWVELGLQTINEEVAEFFHRGYPLSVYTEACSRLKKYGIKFVTHILLGLPKEKEEDGLQTALYAQECGTWGIKIHCLYIQKNTYLEQLYLNHEIKIQKKEEFVKKVVTILENLSYNIVIHRLTGDGEKETLLAPLWTLQKRNVLNSIQKELKLREKRNKTKVVRKNECNFKTKDDA, from the coding sequence ATGGGAAGGTTTTATTCTTTGAATGATTATTTTCAAGATCATTTCGGGGAAAAAATATATAAAGTTTCTTTGGATGGCGGATTTACTTGCCCCAATCGAGACGGAAGTATCGGATTTGGAGGATGTATCTTTTGTAGTGAGGAAGGAAGTGGAGAATTCACAGGAGATAGACATAAAAATATTTATCAGCAAATAGAAGAACAATTGGTGCTCATTTCAAAAAAATTTCCCACAGGAAGAGTAATTGCCTATTTTCAAAATTTTACCAATACCTATGCTGATGTCGATACTTTACGGAAACGATATGAAGAAGCTCTTACACATCCTCGAGTTATGGGACTTGCCATTGCAACTCGTCCTGATTGTTTGGGCGAAGAAGTCTTACACTTATTGGAGGAGTTTCAGGAAAAAACTTTTTTATGGGTTGAATTGGGCTTGCAGACAATTAATGAGGAGGTGGCGGAATTTTTTCATAGAGGTTATCCTCTTTCCGTTTATACGGAAGCCTGTTCCCGGCTAAAAAAATATGGGATCAAATTTGTAACTCATATTCTTTTAGGACTCCCGAAAGAAAAGGAAGAAGACGGCTTACAAACAGCTCTCTATGCTCAAGAATGTGGAACATGGGGAATAAAAATTCATTGTCTATACATACAAAAAAACACATATTTGGAACAACTTTATCTCAATCATGAAATAAAAATACAAAAAAAAGAAGAATTTGTGAAAAAAGTGGTTACAATCTTGGAGAATTTATCATATAATATAGTCATCCATAGGTTGACAGGAGATGGAGAAAAAGAGACCCTTCTTGCTCCTCTGTGGACTTTACAGAAACGAAATGTTTTGAATAGCATACAAAAAGAGTTGAAACTACGGGAAAAGCGAAATAAAACTAAGGTGGTAAGAAAGAATGAGTGTAATTTTAAAACTAAAGATGATGCGTGA
- a CDS encoding omptin family outer membrane protease yields the protein MKRILFIGCLGISSIMYAGEGKISADIQMMNGKAGEYVYHPNGDKISYLDWKIKNIPILKLGYDYTFNNWEFSISGKKNISNHYRSSYMKDYDWFSTPDTEEKIPYLNKIATEEEAKKKAKEGDVIEKDKEDGTYTVYYVPKDKDRGSLSNFSKNKNYIKNIMGMDLSVKYYLKRTEKFSFAPLLGINYDKYDFYALSGNQLNYIPGIGAVLLPGDNQKSITYRQRFINPYIGIKIVYAPNSNWEMAWNLNGGFWGRVKAVDRHLERGSMETIERYKNMKYLSSNLLLKYHWNEALSLKAGVEIVKHFKNRKSTVVSTSDEGEVSTEKNIAGVKNQNISYSLGFEYKF from the coding sequence ATGAAAAGAATACTTTTTATCGGATGTCTCGGAATTTCGAGTATTATGTATGCCGGGGAAGGAAAAATTTCTGCAGATATTCAAATGATGAACGGGAAGGCGGGAGAGTATGTTTATCATCCAAATGGAGATAAAATCAGTTATTTAGACTGGAAAATTAAAAATATACCTATCTTGAAATTAGGCTATGATTACACTTTTAATAATTGGGAATTTTCTATTTCCGGAAAGAAAAATATTTCAAATCATTATCGAAGCAGCTATATGAAAGACTACGATTGGTTTTCCACTCCGGATACAGAAGAGAAAATTCCCTATCTAAATAAAATAGCAACCGAAGAAGAAGCTAAAAAAAAGGCTAAAGAGGGAGATGTAATAGAAAAGGATAAAGAAGATGGAACTTATACTGTTTATTACGTTCCAAAAGATAAAGATAGAGGAAGCTTATCAAACTTCAGTAAAAATAAAAATTATATAAAAAATATTATGGGAATGGATCTTTCAGTAAAATATTATTTAAAAAGAACAGAAAAGTTCAGTTTTGCTCCCTTACTAGGAATAAACTATGATAAATATGATTTTTATGCCTTATCAGGAAATCAGTTGAATTATATTCCCGGGATAGGAGCTGTTCTCTTACCAGGAGATAATCAAAAAAGTATTACTTACAGACAACGTTTCATAAATCCATATATTGGAATAAAAATAGTTTATGCTCCAAATTCAAATTGGGAGATGGCTTGGAACTTAAATGGAGGATTTTGGGGAAGAGTAAAGGCAGTCGACAGACATTTGGAAAGAGGAAGTATGGAGACTATAGAAAGATATAAAAATATGAAATATCTTTCTTCCAATTTGTTGCTAAAATATCATTGGAATGAAGCTTTATCCTTAAAAGCGGGAGTGGAAATTGTAAAACACTTTAAAAACAGAAAATCGACGGTGGTATCTACTTCCGATGAAGGAGAGGTATCAACGGAAAAGAATATTGCAGGAGTTAAAAATCAAAATATTTCGTATTCATTAGGTTTTGAATATAAATTTTAG
- a CDS encoding CPBP family glutamic-type intramembrane protease yields MIYKDILNRKKRKLHYLKCWDVFLITVIMFSSFIVTSFSTFFHLTDKNMTEIQEFTTTLNWQAFLFQTLLLGIAFLYLYFRNFNFSQWKITINLKAVLTGIILFVGVALLFDFYFMLVSQFISDNSIFYEMPKDSSFFFHFSDIDLSLILYSILNGFYEEIFFLGVCLSVIPEKRSYYFIYSLFIRYSFHTYQGNLSAIAIGFLLGSIYYMLYTKMEEKNLFPFFLAHAITDVFGAGIIGYFL; encoded by the coding sequence ATGATATATAAAGATATTTTGAACAGAAAAAAAAGGAAATTACATTATTTAAAATGCTGGGATGTATTCTTAATCACTGTCATAATGTTTTCCAGTTTTATAGTAACATCTTTTTCTACTTTTTTTCATCTTACAGATAAAAATATGACTGAAATTCAAGAGTTTACAACTACATTGAATTGGCAAGCATTCTTATTTCAAACATTATTGCTAGGAATAGCTTTTTTATACCTATATTTTCGGAACTTCAATTTTTCACAGTGGAAGATAACAATAAATTTAAAAGCCGTTTTGACAGGAATCATTTTATTTGTAGGGGTTGCATTATTATTTGATTTTTATTTCATGCTAGTTTCACAATTTATCTCTGATAATTCCATTTTTTATGAAATGCCAAAAGATAGTTCTTTCTTTTTTCACTTTTCTGATATAGATTTGTCTTTAATCCTATACTCCATATTAAATGGTTTCTATGAGGAAATTTTCTTTTTAGGTGTTTGTTTGAGTGTAATACCGGAAAAAAGAAGTTATTACTTTATATATTCTTTATTTATACGTTATTCTTTTCATACCTATCAGGGAAATCTGTCAGCTATTGCAATCGGTTTCCTACTTGGAAGCATTTATTATATGCTTTATACTAAGATGGAAGAAAAAAATTTGTTTCCTTTTTTTCTGGCACATGCAATCACCGATGTTTTTGGAGCAGGTATCATAGGATATTTTTTATAA
- a CDS encoding response regulator transcription factor — protein MKILLVEDEKELLETIGEGLRSSGYYVDLASCGKKAMEYIDYEEYDLFIFDLNLPDISGFEILKYLNQSKENPKVLILTANASLETKVEGFDLGASDYLTKPFYFKELEIRVKALLRRNFRLEKIMLTCGKLRFDTQKRILYANEEEVTLTKKETAIIEYLLFNQDKVVTAENLLAHAWDSEVDYFSNSIRVHLASLRKKIKAILGYNPIINKIGEGYFLKK, from the coding sequence ATGAAAATATTATTAGTGGAAGACGAAAAAGAATTGTTAGAAACAATAGGGGAAGGGCTACGCTCATCAGGATATTATGTGGATTTAGCTTCCTGTGGAAAAAAGGCAATGGAGTATATTGATTATGAAGAGTATGACCTATTTATTTTTGATTTAAATCTTCCAGATATATCAGGTTTTGAAATATTAAAATATTTAAATCAAAGTAAAGAAAATCCTAAAGTGCTAATATTAACGGCAAATGCAAGCCTTGAAACAAAAGTAGAAGGTTTTGATTTAGGAGCTAGTGATTACTTGACAAAACCTTTTTATTTTAAAGAATTAGAAATAAGGGTAAAAGCCTTACTTAGAAGAAATTTTCGATTGGAAAAAATAATGCTAACTTGTGGAAAGCTTCGATTTGATACCCAAAAAAGAATTCTTTATGCGAATGAAGAAGAAGTGACTTTGACAAAAAAAGAAACGGCAATCATAGAATATTTACTCTTTAATCAAGATAAAGTTGTAACAGCAGAAAATTTATTAGCTCATGCATGGGATAGTGAAGTGGATTACTTTAGTAATTCCATAAGAGTCCATTTAGCCTCTCTTAGAAAAAAGATAAAGGCAATTTTGGGCTATAATCCTATTATCAATAAAATAGGGGAAGGATATTTCTTAAAAAAATAG